A genomic segment from Bradyrhizobium sp. CB1015 encodes:
- a CDS encoding cytochrome P450, which yields MRSTKDFAFDFVSSYPSLWRLVSKWEWLRRLLNRLFINIIANSSKPRPYPLSLWGAKTPGGSDDYTSWTGLVDRSYTGRHLPPASEKSVSCLPKVADVGALFVRDPDQVPCPKSTALFCFFAQWFTDSFLRTHPDDFRKNTSNHEIDLCQIYGLSAADTALLRAKKRGRLKSVQINGEEFPPPLFEEDGKRVRQEFVGLSYIDPQTGDFRKALDDPFNTPDRKKRLFASGLERGNSTIFYSALNTVFLREHNRLCEELAAAHPEWNDDDDRLFETARNINIAQLLKIIVEDYINHLSSAQLKFSLETGFAEKQPWYRTNRICAEFDLLYRWHALVPAEMEMSGRRFPDSIFRYNNEFLVNVGLASAFDAASSQGAGKITLHNTAPFLINAEVEATKKSRAWRLRSYNEYRERFGLQKLTSFEELTDDRNLLLELKALYGHVDRVELLVGLLAESDEDTVLGKLMTLMVGVDAFSQALTNPLLADNVYNEDTFTKVGLESIANTSSLADIVHRNKVAADAKVAFGGEDPPGSYGWPLIGAAWGLLDFFFISGWLEFLRKRQRKYGKTVFKTNLFGPTIIALDHRAIAPLFASTDLVQDHPVAGFKFQLPPLALVGNVSPSIYEAGPEHDRPKALYLDLLKARSTTLVASFDAVAGEFFKKWSAKKTFSFRDEIEDFVVALIFEWMLGQRPVLADVRELYSGIFTHTFLSITRFIPGSAYSKALKIFPRLLAFVKQTPAFPQIVELAKGHNITDEEVLAKRLTFLLGMNSFLGTQSLLKSIVGELGQRQKVRAGLCDEIDAVIGSDPRIADLRCLDKLKMLDRTLREILRLHPPVFFVPGRATRDRILDSSSGTFRIRKGELVLGVLPLAQRDEANFPRPDDFIPDRFEDPQASQHLIWPRGLHDAVVDPQDRTCPGKDLALVIAKLFCITLLRKCSWELKQPPTWNTKYFSLNVAAPEGDLRVDGFQYRE from the coding sequence ATGCGCTCGACGAAGGATTTTGCTTTCGATTTTGTTTCGAGTTACCCATCACTCTGGCGTCTAGTCAGCAAGTGGGAATGGTTGAGGCGGCTACTCAATCGGCTTTTCATAAATATTATTGCCAACTCCTCTAAACCGCGGCCGTACCCGCTGTCGCTGTGGGGCGCAAAGACACCGGGGGGCAGCGACGACTACACATCGTGGACGGGCTTGGTCGATCGCTCTTACACTGGGCGGCACTTGCCACCGGCCTCCGAAAAGAGTGTCAGTTGCCTTCCAAAGGTCGCGGACGTCGGCGCACTATTCGTTCGAGACCCGGACCAAGTACCCTGCCCAAAGAGCACCGCTCTCTTCTGCTTCTTTGCGCAATGGTTTACCGACAGCTTTCTGCGAACCCATCCAGACGACTTCAGAAAGAACACGTCGAACCACGAGATCGATCTCTGTCAGATCTATGGTCTATCGGCGGCGGACACGGCCCTTCTAAGGGCCAAAAAACGAGGTCGGCTGAAGAGCGTGCAAATTAATGGCGAAGAGTTTCCGCCGCCACTGTTCGAAGAAGACGGCAAGCGTGTGCGCCAAGAGTTCGTGGGTCTGTCCTATATCGATCCGCAGACGGGAGATTTCCGTAAAGCGCTCGACGATCCCTTCAACACTCCCGATAGGAAAAAACGGCTTTTTGCCTCCGGTCTAGAACGTGGCAATTCAACCATCTTCTATAGCGCACTCAACACGGTATTTCTGCGCGAGCACAATCGTCTCTGCGAGGAACTTGCAGCGGCACATCCGGAATGGAATGATGATGACGATCGACTGTTCGAGACGGCGCGGAATATCAACATCGCGCAACTGCTCAAGATCATTGTCGAAGACTATATCAACCATCTCTCCTCGGCCCAGCTAAAGTTCTCGCTCGAGACTGGTTTTGCTGAAAAGCAGCCTTGGTATCGGACTAATCGCATCTGCGCGGAATTCGACCTGCTCTATCGCTGGCATGCGCTCGTGCCTGCAGAAATGGAAATGAGCGGCCGGCGATTTCCTGACAGCATATTCCGTTACAATAACGAATTCCTCGTGAATGTCGGTCTCGCCTCAGCATTCGACGCGGCGTCGAGTCAGGGGGCAGGAAAGATCACCCTGCACAACACAGCGCCATTTCTGATCAATGCCGAAGTCGAGGCAACTAAGAAGTCTCGTGCCTGGCGCCTGCGCTCATACAACGAGTATCGAGAACGCTTCGGATTGCAGAAGTTAACTTCTTTTGAAGAGCTGACGGACGATCGAAATCTGCTGCTGGAGCTCAAGGCGTTGTACGGGCATGTCGATCGCGTCGAACTGCTCGTCGGTCTTTTGGCAGAAAGCGACGAGGACACGGTGCTCGGCAAGCTGATGACCTTGATGGTCGGCGTCGACGCCTTTTCCCAGGCACTGACCAATCCTCTGCTTGCGGACAACGTCTACAACGAAGACACATTCACAAAAGTCGGTCTCGAGAGTATTGCGAACACCTCTTCGCTCGCGGATATTGTCCACCGCAACAAGGTTGCTGCCGATGCAAAGGTCGCCTTTGGCGGCGAGGATCCGCCCGGTTCCTACGGCTGGCCGCTGATTGGGGCCGCATGGGGCTTGCTAGACTTCTTCTTCATCAGCGGGTGGTTGGAATTCCTTCGGAAGCGTCAGCGCAAATACGGAAAGACAGTTTTCAAAACGAATCTGTTTGGCCCGACGATCATCGCACTAGATCATCGCGCCATTGCACCCCTGTTTGCTTCCACAGACCTGGTGCAAGACCATCCCGTCGCCGGTTTCAAGTTCCAGCTTCCGCCACTGGCGTTGGTTGGGAACGTATCGCCAAGCATCTATGAGGCGGGACCGGAACACGATCGGCCGAAAGCCCTTTACCTCGATCTACTGAAAGCACGTTCGACAACTCTCGTGGCCTCGTTCGATGCTGTTGCAGGCGAATTCTTCAAGAAATGGTCTGCAAAAAAAACCTTCAGCTTCCGCGACGAGATCGAGGATTTCGTCGTGGCGCTGATCTTCGAGTGGATGCTCGGGCAGCGACCGGTATTGGCCGATGTCCGTGAACTCTACAGCGGTATATTCACGCACACATTCCTATCGATCACTCGCTTCATTCCCGGATCGGCCTATTCTAAAGCACTGAAGATCTTTCCAAGACTGCTGGCTTTCGTGAAGCAGACGCCGGCGTTTCCTCAGATCGTGGAGCTTGCCAAGGGTCACAATATCACGGACGAGGAGGTGCTCGCCAAGCGGCTGACATTCCTGCTGGGGATGAATTCCTTTCTCGGGACACAGTCACTTCTGAAATCGATTGTAGGAGAGTTGGGGCAGAGACAGAAAGTGCGAGCGGGCCTGTGCGATGAAATAGATGCGGTCATCGGATCGGATCCAAGGATCGCTGATCTGCGCTGCCTCGACAAACTGAAAATGCTCGACCGTACGCTGCGTGAAATCCTGCGGCTACATCCGCCGGTATTTTTCGTTCCTGGACGCGCGACGCGTGATCGTATCCTGGATTCGAGTTCAGGAACATTCCGCATTCGCAAGGGTGAACTGGTGCTGGGTGTGTTACCGTTGGCGCAAAGGGACGAAGCGAATTTTCCGCGGCCAGACGACTTCATTCCAGACAGGTTCGAAGACCCGCAGGCCTCGCAACATCTAATTTGGCCGCGCGGGCTTCACGACGCCGTTGTCGACCCGCAGGACCGGACCTGTCCAGGCAAGGACCTGGCGCTGGTCATCGCTAAACTGTTCTGCATTACCTTGCTGCGCAAATGCTCGTGGGAGCTGAAGCAACCGCCGACCTGGAACACTAAATATTTCAGCCTCAATGTCGCTGCTCCAGAAGGAGACCTTAGGGTGGACGGATTCCAGTATCGAGAATAG
- a CDS encoding PGN_0703 family putative restriction endonuclease, whose translation MTAITYTKFTSLPRVPLVPDEIVRRNNVFFEIDTRFRRAARLLQCLWLRDREIPTGQHVRGDGDDAVTMELHSYLSRDAARAGRNFLSPEIHALVRRELLMREEGAAIDEDRLFGNALSSMPLTFNLFGPMALDLKLATAALRQLLPGFVHEVTGFIFEHSPGRRQERFLNDGTAFDLAIRVITPEREDGTIFVETKYSEDMSGPAARLRDRYDEVCRSVGLFVDPDSPTLRSLALEQLWREHMLAQLTVDQGLTPRAMFIAIGPRLNRRVMAAFRVYENELIDADDQDANRVAFQAFTLERFIDALAESGADGLARDLWGRYCDFERVYHLALGEYLEQPSGQAIAAPLTAPSSKDVDASPQKVTTRATDKRATKSRAQKAAGGSQ comes from the coding sequence ATGACCGCCATCACGTATACCAAGTTCACTTCTTTGCCGCGCGTACCACTCGTCCCGGACGAAATCGTCCGCCGTAACAACGTATTCTTCGAAATCGACACGCGCTTCCGCCGCGCCGCTCGCCTTCTTCAATGCCTGTGGCTGAGAGATCGCGAGATCCCCACCGGTCAGCACGTTCGCGGCGATGGCGACGACGCCGTCACCATGGAGCTTCATTCATACCTCAGCCGTGACGCTGCGCGTGCCGGGCGGAATTTCCTCTCGCCAGAAATCCATGCCCTCGTTCGTCGCGAGTTGCTGATGCGGGAGGAAGGCGCCGCCATCGACGAAGATCGACTGTTTGGCAACGCCCTCAGCTCCATGCCGCTGACCTTTAACCTGTTTGGGCCGATGGCCCTCGACCTCAAGCTTGCCACAGCCGCCCTGCGTCAGCTGCTGCCAGGCTTCGTTCATGAGGTGACAGGTTTCATCTTCGAGCACTCACCCGGCCGTCGCCAAGAACGTTTTCTCAATGACGGCACTGCCTTCGATCTCGCCATCCGCGTCATCACGCCTGAGCGTGAAGATGGGACTATCTTCGTCGAGACAAAATATTCCGAAGACATGAGCGGACCCGCGGCTAGGCTCCGGGATCGCTACGACGAAGTTTGCCGCTCCGTCGGTCTCTTCGTCGACCCGGACAGCCCGACGCTCCGTTCGTTGGCGCTGGAGCAGCTTTGGCGTGAGCATATGCTAGCCCAACTGACCGTCGACCAAGGCCTCACGCCCCGGGCCATGTTCATTGCCATCGGCCCTCGGCTCAATCGCAGGGTCATGGCCGCCTTTCGAGTCTACGAAAACGAACTGATCGATGCCGACGACCAAGACGCCAACCGTGTCGCATTCCAAGCTTTCACACTGGAACGCTTCATCGACGCCCTTGCCGAGTCCGGCGCCGATGGCCTCGCTCGCGATCTGTGGGGTCGCTACTGCGACTTCGAGCGTGTCTATCACCTCGCCTTGGGCGAATACCTCGAACAGCCCTCCGGCCAAGCCATCGCAGCGCCGCTTACCGCGCCTTCATCGAAAGACGTCGACGCCTCACCTCAAAAGGTCACGACGAGAGCGACGGACAAGCGCGCAACGAAAAGCAGGGCTCAAAAGGCCGCGGGAGGGTCCCAGTGA
- a CDS encoding DUF2958 domain-containing protein, with protein MKTGSLLTVSDRVELLVNALHPDTDHLPVVKLFTPDGGATWLLTECDPDEPDLLFGLCDLGLGCPELGYVSLAEIMEVRGRLGLPVERDLHFVADKPLSAYADEARAKGRIVT; from the coding sequence GTGAAGACGGGCTCCCTGCTGACAGTCTCCGACCGCGTCGAGCTTCTCGTGAACGCTCTTCATCCGGACACCGATCACTTGCCTGTGGTGAAGCTATTTACGCCAGATGGCGGCGCGACATGGCTTCTCACCGAATGCGATCCGGATGAACCGGATCTGCTGTTCGGTCTCTGCGATCTCGGCCTTGGCTGTCCCGAGCTCGGCTACGTCAGCCTTGCGGAAATCATGGAGGTCCGAGGTCGCCTCGGACTTCCGGTCGAGCGAGACCTTCATTTCGTCGCGGACAAGCCACTCTCAGCTTATGCCGACGAAGCGCGGGCCAAGGGACGGATCGTGACCTGA